The following coding sequences lie in one Silene latifolia isolate original U9 population chromosome 5, ASM4854445v1, whole genome shotgun sequence genomic window:
- the LOC141657309 gene encoding AUGMIN subunit 1-like isoform X1, which produces MSELIYGSDGEGGNEVRGSGFDAGRVQEVKAWLVSQFDAVGKEVPEFEYTPRSIAHLHNLATVSQAKTQAAAIVVNDLRQKAAEYRSQAARIREILENVGLAQGSLPSNVVGSSQVLASVSNLLNIRDTEFRSYLVGMGDLSLRKSEVEEKRAKVQKESKVLLDYTRKAIARLTYLKKILSQLEDDVAPCESQMENWNNNLAVMMSNEREYNQRCSNYKAVLNRVGYTPEISHEVLVEMAEHRKELDRKLKPILDTLRSYQDLPPDQTLASLKIEDKKIQYAAEERRLEEVLQRALATTD; this is translated from the exons ATGAGTGAATTGATATATGGGAGTGATGGGGAGGGTGGGAATGAAGTGAGGGGCAGTGGTTTCGATGCCGGCCGAGTTCAGGAAGTGAAAGCATGGCTTGTGTCTCAGTTTGATGCTGTTGGTAAAGAAGTGCCCGAATTCGAGTATACCCCAAGGAGCATTGCCCATTTGCATAACCTTGCCACTGTCTCTCAGGCCAAGACTCAGGCTGCTGCCATTGTTGTCAATGATCTTCGTCAAAAGGCCGCTGAATACCGTTCCCAGG CTGCGAGGATCAGGGAGATTTTGGAGAATGTGGGATTGGCCCAAGGGAGTTTGCCCTCCAATGTGGTTGGTTCTTCTCAAGTTTTGGCCAGTGTTTCCAACTTGCTAAACATTAGAGACACTGAATTTAGAAG TTACCTTGTGGGAATGGGAGATCTTTCCCTAAGAAAGAGTGAAGTGGAAGAGAAGAGGGCTAAGGTACAAAAGGAATCCAAAGTTCTCCTTGATTATACAAGGAAGGCTATAGCGAGGCTGACTTACTTGAAAAA AATACTTTCCCAGCTGGAAGATGACGTAGCACCTTGTGAATCTCAAATGGAAAACTGGAACAACAACTTGGCAGTCATGATGTCTAATGAGCGAGAATATAACCAAAGATGTTCCAACTATAAG GCGGTATTGAATCGAGTGGGTTACACCCCGGAGATAAGCCATGAGGTGCTGGTCGAAATGGCTGAGCACCGAAAAGAGCTGGACAGGAAACTCAAGCCAATTCTCGATACTTTAAGAAGTTACCAGGACTTGCCTCCT GACCAAACATTGGCGTCTTTGAAGATTGAAGACAAGAAAATACAGTATGCTGCTGAAGAGAGACGCCTGGAAGAAGTGTTGCAGAGAGCACTTGCTACCACTGATTAA
- the LOC141657309 gene encoding AUGMIN subunit 1-like isoform X2, whose product MLLVKKCPNSSIPQGALPICITLPLSLRPRLRLLPLLSMIFVKRPLNTVPRAVLNRVGYTPEISHEVLVEMAEHRKELDRKLKPILDTLRSYQDLPPDQTLASLKIEDKKIQYAAEERRLEEVLQRALATTD is encoded by the exons ATGCTGTTGGTAAAGAAGTGCCCGAATTCGAGTATACCCCAAGGAGCATTGCCCATTTGCATAACCTTGCCACTGTCTCTCAGGCCAAGACTCAGGCTGCTGCCATTGTTGTCAATGATCTTCGTCAAAAGGCCGCTGAATACCGTTCCCAGG GCGGTATTGAATCGAGTGGGTTACACCCCGGAGATAAGCCATGAGGTGCTGGTCGAAATGGCTGAGCACCGAAAAGAGCTGGACAGGAAACTCAAGCCAATTCTCGATACTTTAAGAAGTTACCAGGACTTGCCTCCT GACCAAACATTGGCGTCTTTGAAGATTGAAGACAAGAAAATACAGTATGCTGCTGAAGAGAGACGCCTGGAAGAAGTGTTGCAGAGAGCACTTGCTACCACTGATTAA
- the LOC141657310 gene encoding mitochondrial fission 1 protein A-like: protein MDAKIGKFFESVGNFFGGGDHIPWCDTDTISSIEREVAEAANGASEEQKGESLMRLSWALVHSKRPEDVQRGIAMVEASLANTSNSPLQTREKAYLLAVGYYRSGDFARSRQLVDQCLEIAPDWRQALTLKKNVEDRIARDGVIGIGITATAVGLLVGGIAAAVARKK, encoded by the exons ATGGACGCGAAAATCGGCAAATTCTTCGAATCCGTAGGCAATTTCTTTGGAGGTGGCGATCATATCCCTTGGTGCGATACTGATACCATCTCT AGCATTGAAAGAGAGGTGGCAGAAGCTGCTAATGGTGCTTCAGAGGAACAAAAAGGTGAAAGTCTCATGCGGCTATCATGGGCCCTTGTCCATTCTAAACGTCCTGAGGATGTGCAGCGAGGAATAGCCATGGTTGAAG CATCTCTAGCCAATACTAGTAATAGTCCCCTGCAAACAAGAGAGAAGGCTTATCTGCTGGCTGTGGGATATTATAGGAGTGGTGATTTTGCCAGGAGTAGGCAACTTGTGGATCAATGTCTGGAG ATTGCACCAGATTGGAGGCAAGCACTAACCCTGAAGAAAAATGTTGAAGATCGCATTGCCAGAG ATGGTGTCATTGGAATAGGCATAACCGCTACTGCAGTGGGTCTTTTGGTTGGAGGGATTGCCGCAGCTGTGGCTCGTAAAAAGTGA